Proteins encoded within one genomic window of Rhododendron vialii isolate Sample 1 chromosome 1a, ASM3025357v1:
- the LOC131298612 gene encoding class V chitinase CHIT5b-like has translation MTGLKDYYHLYVIFLLSSTTNCGMGWRPSSSQAVKGAYWRSWAASVFPPSAIDTRLFTHLYYAFLVPSNVTFRFEVSSTKAPTLLNFTSTIRKKNPPAKTLFSVGGGGVGPAIFSRMASSASSRKSFIDSSIEVARKYGFDGVDLDWESPQDAKDMENLGYLLEEWRAAVQKDAKVTGRRPLLLTAATYFAVEFFLGPVVRSFPVASISKNLDFINAMCYNYHGSWDTTATGAHAALFDPKSNVSTSYGLQSWIKAGLPQSKLVMGLPLYGRTWKLKDPKVNGIGAPGVGLGPSPGPGNNGTMSYSQVETFNREKNATVVFDMETVSTYSYAGTSWIGYDDVRSTTVKIGYAQALKLRGYFFWAVNGDQAWKISRQASRSWIL, from the exons ATGACAGGTCTAAAAGATTACTACCACCTCTATGTTATTTTCCTCTTGTCCAGCACCACAAACTGTGGTATGGGATGGAGACCATCTTCTTCTCAGGCGGTCAAAGGGGCTTATTGGCGTTCATGGGCCGCCTCAGTTTTCCCGCCCTCAGCCATTGACACGAGGTTGTTCACCCACCTCTACTACGCTTTTCTTGTTCCCAGTAACGTCACTTTTAGGTTTGAGGTCTCGAGTACTAAGGCTCCGACGCTGTTGAATTTTACGTCCACGATTCGCAAGAAGAATCCGCCGGCCAAGACGCTTTTCTCGGTCGGCGGGGGAGGCGTAGGCCCGGCTATCTTTTCGCGGATGGCGTCGAGTGCCTCCTCGCGCAAGAGTTTCATCGACTCGTCCATCGAAGTGGCGAGGAAATACGGATTTGACGGTGTCGATCTTGATTGGGAGTCCCCTCAAGACGCGAAAGACATGGAGAATTTGGGCTACTTGCTCGAGGAATGGCGGGCTGCGGTCCAAAAGGATGCCAAGGTGACGGGCCGGAGGCCACTCTTGCTAACCGCGGCAACGTACTTCGCTGTGGAATTCTTCCTCGGGCCGGTTGTCCGGTCGTTCCCGGTGGCCTCGATTAGCAAAAACTTGGACTTTATCAATGCGATGTGCTACAACTACCATGGGTCGTGGGACACTACTGCGACGGGGGCCCATGCCGCGTTGTTCGACCCAAAAAGCAACGTATCGACGAGTTATGGGCTCCAGTCATGGATCAAAGCTGGGCTCCCTCAAAGCAAGCTGGTCATGGGCCTGCCGTTGTACGGGCGGACTTGGAAGCTCAAGGACCCCAAAGTGAACGGCATAGGAGCGCCCGGTGTCGGTTTGGGTCCAAGCCCGGGCCCGGGAAACAACGGGACTATGTCTTATTCGCAGGTGGAGACATTCAATCGGGAGAAGAACGCCACGGTGGTGTTTGACATGGAGACGGTATCCACGTATTCCTATGCGGGAACTTCGTGGATTGGGTACGATGATGTCAGGTCGACGACGGTGAAGATAGGGTATGCCCAGGCCCTTAAGCTTCGGGGGTACTTCTTTTGGGCCGTCAATGGTGATCAAGCGTGGAAAATCTCAAGACAAG CTTCAAGGTCGTGGATTCTATAA